The nucleotide sequence CTATAGGGGTTGTCGTAACAAACAGCGATTTCATAGTTCTTGGCGAAAGCAACCAAATCCTGCAAAAATTCACGTGTTGCCACCGCGCCGGTGGGGTTATTGGGATAATTTAAATAAAATGCCCGTGCCTGCCGCGCAATGTCTGAAGGGATTTCGGTGAGATCGGGCAGAAAGTTATTTTTCGCACGCATCGGCACCGGTGAGGGCTGTGCTCCCACAAACCAGATGCTCGGTTTATAGCCCGGATAGCCGGGATCAGTGACCAGTACCAGATCGCCCGGATTGATGACGCCCAAGGCGAAATGGTGACATCCTTCTTTAGATCCGATCAGGGCGATGATTTCAGATTTAGGATCCAAGCTTACGTCGTAGCGCCGCTGATACCATCTTGCTACTGCTTCACGAAACTGCAGCATCCCCCACTCTTCATCGGTGGGATAACGGTGATTGGCTTTGTCTTTGGCCGCCTTTGCAAGGGCTTCAATAACGGAATCGGGTGTGGGATCGACGGGATCACCGATTGCCAGGCTAATAACATCAATTCCTGCGGCTTTCGCATTATTGATTTTGTTTCTCAGCGTCATGAACAAATAAGGAGGGATTTTCCCAAGACGATCAGCAGTGAACATAGTTTCTCCCGGTTAGGTGTAGTATTCCGCACTAGCGATTATTGTTTGGATAGAAGAGGCTCGGTAAATATTTTAATCCGATCCATTTCCCCTATCATTATAGCCTTAGATCAAAGTTTGGGTCAAGACAGGGATAGAAGCCCATAAAGGCGGTGGATTTTATCGTGGGTCTTGCTGTTCTATCAACAGCACCACTTGTGCGGAGATAGCCTCTCCTCTGCCCTCGGCTCCGAGCGCTTCATTGGTACGCGGTTTTATGGAGACCGCTGAAAGCGGAATTGCTAAGGACTGCGCCATATTGTGTTTCATCGCTTCCAGATAAGGCTGCAGTTTAGGGCGCTGCGCAATGATATTGGCATCCATTTGCAGGGGAACACAGTGCTTTTCTCGGAGCCGCTCCACGACCGTTGAAAGGAGCTTCATGCTGTCGGCATCTTTGAATGCGGGGTCGGTATCGGGGAACAAAATGCCGATATTGGGTAATCCTGCTGCGCCCAGCAAGGCATCGGCCACGGCATGACATAAGACATCGCCGTCGGAATGGGCGACAAATCCACGTTCAAAAGGAATGGTGACGCCGCCTAAGATTAATGTTTTTCCCGCCTCTAAACGATGTATGTCATAGCCAATACCGATTCGTATCATAGCATTCCTCGTTGCACTAAATATTCTGCATAAACAATATCTTCAGGCGTCGTTATTTTAAAGTTTATTGCGTTGCCTTCTACGAGTTTCACGGGGAATCCTGCAAGCCGTACCAAGGAAGCGTCATCGGTCACTGCGCGCCGTATTTCAATAGCTTGTTTGTAAGCCTCTTTAATAATGTGGGTTTGGAATACTTGCGGCGTTTGGCATGCCCACAGCCGTGAGCGGTCCGGTGTGCGTTCCAAGAAAGCATCTTCATCGCCTTGCAAAATGGTATCCGACACAGGAATCGCCACCGTTGCCGCTCCTTCTTGTTGAGCTGTTGCCACGGCGTTGTGCACGGCAGCAAGCCTTATGAAGGGCCGTGCAGCGTCGTGGATCACCACAATATCCGTGTCCCTGTCCAAGACTTTGAGTCCGGCTTCGACAGAGTCGCTTCTTTCTAAACCGCCCGGTAGTAAGATAATGCTATCGTGCAGCGATGCCGTTGCTGCTGCAAATTCCTTGTGCCATGATTCCGGATGAACAACAATCATCCTCGTGTTGCCTGCCATGGGGGCGAAGCGTTCAAGGGTATGCAGTATAAGCGGCTTTCCCGCAAGGGGTACCAAAGCTTTGGGTTGATCTGCTCCTAAGCGGCGTCCCAGCCCTGCGGCGGGAATGATAATCTGAAACTTCATTTAGAGAGGCCGTTGAAACGGGCGAAAATCATTCTTCCGGCAGAGGTTTGTAAAACACTGGTTACCAAAACCTGAACAGAGCGCCCTAAATAGCCGCGTCCGTTATCGACTACCACCATGGTTCCGTCATCGAGATAGCCCACAGCCTGCGTGGGTTCTTTGCCTTCTTTGATGAGCTTAATTTCCATGGTTTCGTCGGGCAGTACAGCGGGTTTCAGCGCGTTCGCGAGGTCGTTGATATTCATCACGACGACGCCTTCAATTTGCGCTACTTTGTTCAGATTAAAATCGGTGGTGAAAATACGTGCATTATATTGCTTGGCGAGCAGCACCAGTTTTTCATCCACTTCACGGCTGTTGCCGGGGTTATCCTCAATAATACTCACGCCGACAGGATAGGCGCTTTCTTGGAGGGCTTTGAGGATGTCCAAGCCACGCCTGCCCTTGGCGCGGCGGATAATATCGGAGGAGTCGGCAATATTTTGAAGTTCTTTCAAGACAAAGCGGGGAATCAACAAGGTGCCTTCAATAAAACCGCTCAGGCAAATGTCTGCGATGCGCCCGTCAATGAGTACGCTTGTATCCACAAGCTTTAAGGATACAGATGTGGACGATTGGATATTGCGTGTCCGCACAGCCGAAACGAGAGCGGTCCAATTGGAGGCGCGTGTGAGGCCCAGGTAGATGCCGATGTATCCAAAGACAAGTACAATGGTGACCGAAATAAAGAGTTGATAGGTTACTTCCAAATCGGGCAGCCAAAAGAGCATGTAACGGGAAACAGAATAGCCGGCAATGAGCGCAAGCACAACAGCGACGACGGAAGGTGCGACGCGCTCGTACATCTCTTGCGTCACAAAGAAGAGCAGTATCAAAACAGCGCCCGAGATAAGCGCCCCGGCAAAGCCCCCCAAACAAGTCCACATCAGTCGGTTTTGAATCACTTGACCGGCCTCTTCCAGATTACCTAAGATCAGGCGCGCCCAAGTGAGACCCAAAATGATGCAGGCTGCCACAAAGAGAACGCGAACAATTTTTACGATCATTTTATAAATCCCCTTTAATTCAAAAAACGTTATTTATAAGCCGGCAACACATCTCATTACAATACGTGTTAAAAGCGGTTCCGATGCATTCGCCGTTTCAATAATCTTATTGATATCGGCGGGCTGGAGAGCATCAGGAAAACACTCGTCGGTAATGACTGAAAAGCCCAGTACTTTCAAGCCGGCATGAACAGCGGCGATTACTTCCGGCACCGTGCTCATACCCACGGCATCCGCGCCGATAATACGCATAAAACGGTATTCAGCACGGGTTTCCAAACAGGGACCTACACAGCCGAGATACACGCCGCGCCGGAGCTTTATCTTTTCTTCCAATGCGGCCTTTTCTGCAAGGTCTATGAGTGCCGGTGTATACGGTGCCGACATATCAGGAAAGCGTGGACCCAGACTATCGTCATTTTTTCCAATGAGCGGATTATCTATCATCAAATTGATGTGATCGGTAATGACCATAAGATCCCCGGCAGAGAACTGAGGATTTAAACCGCCTGCCGCATTGGAAACAATCAAGCTATGTGCGCCTAAGGCTTTTGCGAACCAGACGGGAAAACATAATTCTTGCATGGAATAGCCTTCATAACGGTGAAAGCGTCCGTTGAAGGCGATGACACGGCGTCCTGCTAAAGAACCATAAATTATTTCTCCGGCGTGACTGTCTACTGTGGATACGGGAAATCCGGGCAGCGATTCATAGGGCACTATTTCCGGAGATTCGATTTGGTCAGATAGCATTCCTAAACCTGTGCCCAAAATAAGGGCGATCTCCGGTTCTACCTGCAGTTTTGCTGTCAAGACTTTTTGTGCTGTCTCAATACGCTTTTTCAGATTCAACGCATTCTCCTGTATCTATTCGACCTCTATTATTTAACAATATTATAATAAAGCGAAAATTATGTCAACAAATTCTTTTGACTCGGCTTCCTGTCTTAGCTAACAACGGGAAAGGACAATCAAATCCCGTCCTTGTATTAATACCGGCAAGGGACCGAAAGTTTCATGATTCACGGGATATTCAAGCCTTGGTTATTATGGTTTATTTCCACTGAATAGTTCAAGCGATTTCATAACTTCTTCTTTATTCGCCTGACTTATTTTGATACGTTTATTTCTTGACCGGAGTCCTGCCACTAATTGAATCGAGTTCTTTGGTTTCTTCAGTATTTTAGCTAATAGTGAAATTAATGCTTGGTTCGCAGCGTTGTCTATAGGCGGCGCTGTGACCGCGATATGAAGGATCCCTTCGGCAGAGATTTTTATCCGCGGACTTGACGCACGCGGTAAAAGTCTGATTTCCAGCATTACCTCTTCTGTTTGTTTGTCTTTCTTAGTCATGGCTTGCCAGATTCCACACGCCTATGTTGCGGAATTTTTGTTGACGTTGTTCGACAGACCAATAGCCATCTTTATATTGTTTCAAAAAATAGGCAATCT is from Candidatus Hydrogenedentota bacterium and encodes:
- a CDS encoding aminotransferase class I/II-fold pyridoxal phosphate-dependent enzyme; the encoded protein is MFTADRLGKIPPYLFMTLRNKINNAKAAGIDVISLAIGDPVDPTPDSVIEALAKAAKDKANHRYPTDEEWGMLQFREAVARWYQRRYDVSLDPKSEIIALIGSKEGCHHFALGVINPGDLVLVTDPGYPGYKPSIWFVGAQPSPVPMRAKNNFLPDLTEIPSDIARQARAFYLNYPNNPTGAVATREFLQDLVAFAKNYEIAVCYDNPY
- a CDS encoding 2-C-methyl-D-erythritol 2,4-cyclodiphosphate synthase, yielding MIRIGIGYDIHRLEAGKTLILGGVTIPFERGFVAHSDGDVLCHAVADALLGAAGLPNIGILFPDTDPAFKDADSMKLLSTVVERLREKHCVPLQMDANIIAQRPKLQPYLEAMKHNMAQSLAIPLSAVSIKPRTNEALGAEGRGEAISAQVVLLIEQQDPR
- the ispD gene encoding 2-C-methyl-D-erythritol 4-phosphate cytidylyltransferase, which codes for MKFQIIIPAAGLGRRLGADQPKALVPLAGKPLILHTLERFAPMAGNTRMIVVHPESWHKEFAAATASLHDSIILLPGGLERSDSVEAGLKVLDRDTDIVVIHDAARPFIRLAAVHNAVATAQQEGAATVAIPVSDTILQGDEDAFLERTPDRSRLWACQTPQVFQTHIIKEAYKQAIEIRRAVTDDASLVRLAGFPVKLVEGNAINFKITTPEDIVYAEYLVQRGML
- a CDS encoding purine-nucleoside phosphorylase codes for the protein MNLKKRIETAQKVLTAKLQVEPEIALILGTGLGMLSDQIESPEIVPYESLPGFPVSTVDSHAGEIIYGSLAGRRVIAFNGRFHRYEGYSMQELCFPVWFAKALGAHSLIVSNAAGGLNPQFSAGDLMVITDHINLMIDNPLIGKNDDSLGPRFPDMSAPYTPALIDLAEKAALEEKIKLRRGVYLGCVGPCLETRAEYRFMRIIGADAVGMSTVPEVIAAVHAGLKVLGFSVITDECFPDALQPADINKIIETANASEPLLTRIVMRCVAGL
- a CDS encoding DUF167 domain-containing protein, producing MTKKDKQTEEVMLEIRLLPRASSPRIKISAEGILHIAVTAPPIDNAANQALISLLAKILKKPKNSIQLVAGLRSRNKRIKISQANKEEVMKSLELFSGNKP